The DNA window CGAAGGCAAAGCGCGGGATCTTGGTCACGACATAGTCGATGGTCGGCTCGAAGCTCGCCGGCGTGACCTTGGTGATGTCGTTGTCGAGCTCGTCAAGCGTGTAGCCCACCGCCAGCTTGGCCGCGATCTTGGCGATCGGAAAGCCGGTGGCCTTCGAGGCCAGCGCCGAGGAGCGCGACACCCGCGGGTTCATCTCGATCACGACCATGCGGCCGTCCTCGGGGTTGATCGCCCATTGCACGTTCGAGCCGCCGGTCTCGACCCCGATCTCGCGCAGCACGGCAATCGAGCCGTTGCGCATGATCTGGTATTCCTTGTCGGTCAGGGTCAGCGCCGGTGCGACGGTGATCGAGTCGCCCGTATGCACGCCCATCGGATCGATATTCTCGATGGCACAGACGATGATGGCATTGTCCGCCTTGTCGCGGACCACCTCCATCTCGAATTCCTTCCAGCCCAGCAGGCTTTCGTCGATCAGGATCTGGCTGACCGGCGAGGCGTCGAGCCCGCTCTTGCAGTAATATTCGAATTCCTGGCGGTTATAGGCCACGCCCCCGCCGGTGCCGCCCAGCGTGAAGGCGGGCCGGATGATCGCCGGCAGGCCCACATGCTCGAGCGCGGCCATGCATTCTTCCATGTTGTTGGCGATGGTGGCCTTGGGGTTTTCCAGCCCGATCCGGTCCATCGCCTCGCGGAACAGCTTGCGGTCCTCGGCCATCTCGATGGCGGCGCGGTTGGCGCCGATCAGCTCGACCCCGTATTTGTGCAGCACGCCCATGTCGGCGAGCTTCAGCGAGGTGTTCAGCCCGGTCTGTCCGCCCATCGTCGGCAGAAGTGCGTCGGGGCGTTCCTTCTCGATGATCTTGGCGACGACCTCGGGGGTGATCGGCTCGATATAGGTGGCGTCGGCCAGCTCGGGATCGGTCATGATCGTGGCCGGGTTCGAGTTGACCAGGATGACCCGGTAACCTTCCTCGCGCAGGGCCTTGCAGGCCTGGGCGCCGGAATAGTCGAACTCGCAGGCCTGCCCGATGATGATGGGACCCGCGCCGATGATCATGATGGACTTGATATCGGTTCTCTTCGGCATGTCCCGCTCTCAGTTTTGGCAAATTGCTCGGCGTTATAGCCAAGCGGCCTTGGGGTGCAAGGGTGGGCGAGGGAAAATCGGCGCGTGCGCCTGCGGGACCGGTGGAACCGGTGCAGGCCGTACCGCATTTGTGAACGATCTGCCTGCATGATGCCGGAACGTTGCCCCGGCCCGGCCCGGCTTTACTGCCAGGCTGGAGGGCCGGACGCCCCTGCGGGGTCCGCCGGTCCCGCAGGCGAAACCGCGCCGCCCCGGGAAAGGCCCTGAGACGAGGAGTGGAGACATGGCCTGGACGCTCGATCTCGCACTGGAACGCCGCGTGCCCCGACGCGGCAGGCTTTGGGGGGAATTCCTGCTGTTCTATGTCGGGACCCCGCTGGCCATGGCGCTGTTCATGCCGCCGCAGGCGCTGTTTCCGGTGCTTCTGAGCCTGACCGCGGTCGGGTTGGGGCTGCTGTGGCAGACCGAAGGGTTTTGCTGGTCCGACCTGATCCGCGGGCTGCGCGGGATCGACCCGTGGCTGGTGCTGGGCTTCGCGGTCGTGACCACGGCGATCGTCGGCACGCTGACGGTTCTGGTGGTGCCGCAGGACGCGCTGGCGCTGGTGCGCGGCAATCCGCTCTTGCTGGCCTCGATTCTGCTGTTCTACCCGCCGCTCTCGGCGCTGCCGCAGGAAATCGTGTTCCGGGTCCTGTTCTTCCGACGCTACGGGCCGATCCTGCCGGGACTGCGCATGGCGATGGTGCTGAATGCAGGGCTCTTCTCGCTTGCCCATCTGATGTACTGGAACGCGGTCGTCTGCGGGCTGAGCTTTCTCGGCGGGCTGGTCTTCGCCTGGGCCTGCGAGGCGCGCCGGAATTTTCCGCTGGCGGTGATCCTGCATGCGGTCGCCGGCTGGATCCTGTTCACCGGTGGGCTCGGGGTCCTGTTTCACTCGGGCAATGTGGTGCGCCCGTTCTAAGGCGGTTCCCTGGCCGGTCCCGGGGCGTGTTCCGGGCCGCGGAACCCGGAGGCGGCGATTTGACTTGTGTCAATTTAGATTGACAGGGGATGTGTCATGTTCCCCGCGAAACACGGGGAGTCGATCCATGCGCATTGTCTTTATTCATCCCAACTACAAGTCCGGCGGCGCCGAGATCGCAGGCAACTGGCCGCCGGCCTGGGTGGCCTATCTCACCGGGTCGCTGCGGACGGCGGGATATGACGACATCACGTTCATCGACGCGATGACCAACGACATTTCCGAGGACGAGGTCCGCAAGCAACTGAAGGCGCTGCAGCCCGACGTCATCGCGACCACCTCGATCACGCCCTCGATCTACGCGGCCGAGCGGCTGATGGAGATCGCCAAGGAAGAGGTGCCGAACGCGGTCCGTGTCCTCGGCGGCATCCACGCGACCTTCATGTTCAAGCAGGTCCTGTCCGAGGCGCCCTGGATCGACGTCATCGTGCGGGGCGAGGGCGAAGAGATCGTGGTCAACCTGATGAACGCGATCCGCGACGGCAAATGGCCGGAAAGCCGCCGCGACATCAAGGGGCTCGCCTTCCTCGACGGTGACGAGATCGTGGCGACCGCCGCCGCGCCGACCATCAAGGATGTCGATTCGATCAAGCCCGACTGGACCATCCTCGAATGGGAGAAATACATCTACATCCCGCTGAACTGCCGGGTCGCGATCCCGAACATGGCGCGGGGCTGCCCGTTCACCTGTTCGTTCTGCTCGCAATGGAAGTTCTGGCGCGATTACCGGATCCGCGACCCCAAGAAGGTGGTCGACGAGATCGAGGACCTGGTCGAGAACCACAAGGTGGGCTTCTTCATCCTCGCCGACGAGGAACCGACCATCAACCGCAAGAAGTTCATCGCCTTCTGCCAGGAGCTGATCGACCGCGGCCTGCCCGACAAGGTCAAATGGGGCATCAACACCCGGGTGACCGACATCCTGCGCGACGAGGAACTTCTGCCCTTCTATCGCAAGGCGGGGCTCGTCCATATCTCGCTCGGGACCGAGGCGGCAGCGCAGCTCAAGCTCGACCAGTTCAACAAGGAAACCCGGGTCGAGGACAACAAGCGCGCGATCCAGCTTCTGCGCGAGGCCGACATCCTGACCGAGGCGCAGTTCATCGTCGGCATGGACAACGAGACCGAGGAAACGCTGGAAGAGACCTTCCAGCTCTGCTGGGACTGGCAGCCCGATCTCGCCAACTGGGCGATGTACACGCCCTGGCCCTTCACGCCGCTCTTCCAGGAGCTGCATAACAAGGTCGAGGTCTTCGATTACAGCCGCTACAACTTCGTGAACCCGATCATGAAGCCCGAGGCGATGGACCGGGCCCAGCTTCTGGACCGGGTGATGCACAACTATCGCCGGTTCTACATGCGCAAGGCGCTGTTCCACTATCCCTGGCGCGGCAACGGCTTCCGCCGGCGCTACCTGCTGGGCTGCCTCAAGGCCTTCCTCAAGGCGGGCGTGGGCCGGTCCTTCTATGACCTCGGCAAGAACAACTACTGGGGCCCGCAATCGAAGGACAAGGTGCATTTCGATTTCGACATGTCCCGCAAACCTGCCGCCGCGCAGATCGAGGACTGGGAGTCGAATGCCGACCGCGCGGCCCAGGCCGCGGCCCGGCGCAAGTCCAAGGATACCAGCTTCAAGATGCCCGCCGACGATCCCTCGCAGGTGAAGGCCTGCGGTGGCGGCGATCAGCAGATGGAAGAAGTCTGACATGAAGGACGACCTGTCCGGCCGCGCGGGCCGGATCGGACCGAATGCCGTTCTCCAGCTCCTCCCTGTGCTGGAGGCGGCGGGCGGAGCGGCGCTTCGCGACGAGATGCTTGATGCGGCGGGCCTGTCGACGCCTCCGTCCGATACCGGCCTGATGGACGAGGGACCGGCCGCCGCCATGCATCGCGCGTTGCGCCGACGCCTGCCCGGCCGCGCGCCCGACCTCCTGCGGGAGGCCGGCGCGCGGACCGGGGATTACATCCTTGCCCATCGCATCCCGGCGCTGGCGCAGCGGGTGCTGAAGCTGCTGCCGCCCGCGCTGGCGGCGCCGATTCTCGCCAGGGCCATCGCCAAGCACAGCTGGACCTTCGCCGGGTCGGGCGCCTTCCGCGTGGTCTCGACCCGCCCGCTGGTGTTCGAACTGACCGACAATCCCCTGATCCGCGGCGAGAGCGCTCCCCATCCGATCTGCGTCTGGCATGAGGCGGTGTTCGACCGGCTGTTCCAGACCCTTGTCGACCGCCGCCTGCGCACCCGCGAGCAGAGCTGCTCGGCCAGCGGCGGCGCGGTCTGCCGTTTCGAGATCACCCGCGGCTGAGCGCCGCCCCGGTCCGGTTTCCCCGATCCAATCCGGCCCGGCCCCCGGCCGGGCCTTGGGGATTTCGCGGCCGCGTGGGCGGGCTGCGATGGCTTCATGGGGCAGGGCGGCACGCCGGAGGGTACGGCGGCGCCTCCCTCCGTCAGCGCGGGGGACGAGGTGTCGCGCGCCGCCTTGAGGTTTCGAGCGGCCTTAGGGGGCAAAGCTGCAGGCGATGGCCGACGCTCTCGACGCTCCCCTTGACTTCGCGGGCCATCGGGGGTGTATCGGCCCGAACCGAAGACACGAGCCCCGAGGATCGTCTGATGCACGCCTATCGCAGCCATACCTGCGCCGACCTGAGCAAGTCCCATGTGGGCGAGACCGTGCGACTGTCGGGCTGGGTCCATCGCGTCCGCGATCATGGTGGCATCCTGTTCATCGACCTGCGCGACCATTACGGCATCACCCAGGTGCTGGCCGATCCCGACAGCCCGGCCTTCGCCGCTGTCGAGAAGGTGCGCTCGGAATGGTGCATCCGCATCGACGGCGTGGTGAAGGCGCGCTCCGAGGATCTGGTGAACCCGAAGCTTCCCACCGGCGAGATCGAGGTCTTCGTCCGCGAGCTCGAGGTGCTCGGCCAGGCCGAGGAACTGCCGCTGATGGTCTTCGGCGATCAGGAATACCCCGAGGAAACCCGGCTGCGCTATCGCTATCTCGACCTGCGCCGCGAGGCGATGCAGGCCAACATGACCCTGCGCTCGGATGTCGTGGCCTCGATCCGGCGGCGGATGTGGGACAAGGGCTTCCGCGAATACCAGACCCCGATCATCACCGCCTCCAGCCCCGAAGGCGCGCGCGACTTCCTGGTGCCGTCGCGGCTGCACCCGGGCAAGTTCTACGCGCTGCCGCAGGCGCCGCAGATCTTCAAGCAGCTGATCATGGTCTCGGGCTTCGACCGCTATTTCCAGATCGCGCCCTGTTTCCGCGACGAGGACCCGCGCGCCGACCGTTCGCCCACCGACTTCTACCAGCTCGACATGGAGATGAGCTTCGTCCAGCAGCAGGACGTCTTCGACACCGTCCAGCCGGTGATCGCGGGCATCTTCGAGGAATTCGGCGGCGGCCGTAAGGTCGATGCCGACTGGCCGCAGATCGCCTATGCCGATGCGATGAAATGGTACGGCACCGACAAGCCGGACCTCCGGAACCCGATCAGGATGCAGGATGTCTCCGAGCATTTCCGCGGCTCGGGCTTCGCGATCTTCGCGAAACTGCTGGAGCAGGACGGCACCGAGATCCGCGCGATCCCCGCGCCCAAGGGTGGCAGCCGCAAGTTCTGCGACCGGATGAACGCCTTTGCCCAGAAGGAAGGCCTGCCCGGGATGGGCTACATCTTCTGGCGCGACAAGGATGGCGAGACCGAGGCCGCGGGCCCCCTGGCCAAGAATATCGGCCCCGAACGCACCGAGGCGATCCGCCAGCAGCTGGGCCTCGGCGTGGGCGATGCGGCCTTCTTCCTCGGCGGCAAGGCCCCGTCCTTCCAGACCGTCGCGGGCAAGGCGCGCACCGTCATCGGCGAAGAGCTGGGCCTGACCGAGAAGGACCGCT is part of the Rhodovulum sp. MB263 genome and encodes:
- the bchJ gene encoding bacteriochlorophyll 4-vinyl reductase produces the protein MKDDLSGRAGRIGPNAVLQLLPVLEAAGGAALRDEMLDAAGLSTPPSDTGLMDEGPAAAMHRALRRRLPGRAPDLLREAGARTGDYILAHRIPALAQRVLKLLPPALAAPILARAIAKHSWTFAGSGAFRVVSTRPLVFELTDNPLIRGESAPHPICVWHEAVFDRLFQTLVDRRLRTREQSCSASGGAVCRFEITRG
- the aspS gene encoding aspartate--tRNA ligase, whose translation is MHAYRSHTCADLSKSHVGETVRLSGWVHRVRDHGGILFIDLRDHYGITQVLADPDSPAFAAVEKVRSEWCIRIDGVVKARSEDLVNPKLPTGEIEVFVRELEVLGQAEELPLMVFGDQEYPEETRLRYRYLDLRREAMQANMTLRSDVVASIRRRMWDKGFREYQTPIITASSPEGARDFLVPSRLHPGKFYALPQAPQIFKQLIMVSGFDRYFQIAPCFRDEDPRADRSPTDFYQLDMEMSFVQQQDVFDTVQPVIAGIFEEFGGGRKVDADWPQIAYADAMKWYGTDKPDLRNPIRMQDVSEHFRGSGFAIFAKLLEQDGTEIRAIPAPKGGSRKFCDRMNAFAQKEGLPGMGYIFWRDKDGETEAAGPLAKNIGPERTEAIRQQLGLGVGDAAFFLGGKAPSFQTVAGKARTVIGEELGLTEKDRFAFCWIVDFPMYEKDDETGAVDFEHNPFSMPQGGMEALDGDPLTVKGFQYDLACNGYELVSGAVRNHRLDIMFKAFSLAGYAEDEVRKRFPSLVNAFRFGPPPHGGCAAGIDRIVMLLADQQNIREVIMFPMNQRAEDLMMGAPNEPSNDQLRELSLRVIPQE
- a CDS encoding CPBP family intramembrane glutamic endopeptidase, whose translation is MAWTLDLALERRVPRRGRLWGEFLLFYVGTPLAMALFMPPQALFPVLLSLTAVGLGLLWQTEGFCWSDLIRGLRGIDPWLVLGFAVVTTAIVGTLTVLVVPQDALALVRGNPLLLASILLFYPPLSALPQEIVFRVLFFRRYGPILPGLRMAMVLNAGLFSLAHLMYWNAVVCGLSFLGGLVFAWACEARRNFPLAVILHAVAGWILFTGGLGVLFHSGNVVRPF
- the bchE gene encoding magnesium-protoporphyrin IX monomethyl ester anaerobic oxidative cyclase, whose translation is MRIVFIHPNYKSGGAEIAGNWPPAWVAYLTGSLRTAGYDDITFIDAMTNDISEDEVRKQLKALQPDVIATTSITPSIYAAERLMEIAKEEVPNAVRVLGGIHATFMFKQVLSEAPWIDVIVRGEGEEIVVNLMNAIRDGKWPESRRDIKGLAFLDGDEIVATAAAPTIKDVDSIKPDWTILEWEKYIYIPLNCRVAIPNMARGCPFTCSFCSQWKFWRDYRIRDPKKVVDEIEDLVENHKVGFFILADEEPTINRKKFIAFCQELIDRGLPDKVKWGINTRVTDILRDEELLPFYRKAGLVHISLGTEAAAQLKLDQFNKETRVEDNKRAIQLLREADILTEAQFIVGMDNETEETLEETFQLCWDWQPDLANWAMYTPWPFTPLFQELHNKVEVFDYSRYNFVNPIMKPEAMDRAQLLDRVMHNYRRFYMRKALFHYPWRGNGFRRRYLLGCLKAFLKAGVGRSFYDLGKNNYWGPQSKDKVHFDFDMSRKPAAAQIEDWESNADRAAQAAARRKSKDTSFKMPADDPSQVKACGGGDQQMEEV